A single Marinitoga aeolica DNA region contains:
- a CDS encoding Maf family protein: protein MKIILGSGSPRRKEILTMLNIPFEIRVSNSEEYSENKNPIEYAKELSLKKSKDIKIFEDELLITADTIVVFDNEILGKPKNKTDAMNMLKKLSGKKHDVITGITFRTITETYTTYDLTEVFFHELPENIIQYYIETYHPLDKAGSYGIQDFGGSFIEKINGDYYNVMGLPLNKIFWYLYEKGVFNV from the coding sequence ATGAAAATAATATTAGGTTCTGGTTCTCCAAGAAGGAAAGAAATTCTGACAATGTTAAATATACCATTTGAAATTAGGGTATCAAATAGTGAAGAATATAGTGAAAATAAAAATCCTATTGAATATGCTAAAGAGTTGAGTTTAAAAAAATCAAAAGATATAAAAATATTTGAAGATGAATTGCTAATTACAGCAGATACTATTGTGGTTTTTGATAACGAAATATTAGGAAAACCAAAAAATAAAACCGATGCAATGAATATGTTAAAAAAATTATCAGGTAAAAAACATGATGTGATTACTGGAATTACCTTTAGAACAATAACTGAAACATATACAACATATGACTTAACAGAGGTATTTTTTCATGAATTACCAGAAAACATAATTCAATACTATATAGAAACATATCATCCTTTAGATAAAGCTGGAAGTTATGGAATTCAAGATTTTGGAGGATCTTTTATTGAAAAAATTAATGGAGATTACTATAATGTAATGGGATTGCCTTTAAATAAAATCTTTTGGTATTTATATGAAAAAGGAGTTTTTAATGTCTGA
- a CDS encoding HDOD domain-containing protein — protein MAPTMKEIIKKISELPTPDFILKRIMDIASNPSSNTKELESAVLQSPPLVAKILKLSNSAYYALPRKITKVSQAINILGFKTVRNLALGIFVADSFFRREFEFLDSRKFWQHSISVAIASEQLAQIVNYPDKEEIFLSGMLHDLGKMVMGIITPETVEMVLNVAEYKKASFSKAESMLNVMSHQTLGKHLFENWNLPENVIYTAAFHDEPEKLEIDSFSMNVYIVHLANVSINSIYYGYSGCFDIPVPSDVVWNKFDMNIKKYMNFLNSLEQKLNESNDFTNLDTFIEEPEEEKEEDEENG, from the coding sequence ATGGCACCAACAATGAAAGAAATAATAAAAAAAATATCAGAGTTACCAACACCAGATTTTATATTAAAAAGAATAATGGATATAGCTTCTAATCCTTCATCAAATACAAAAGAGCTTGAAAGCGCTGTATTACAATCACCGCCATTGGTCGCGAAAATTTTAAAGCTTAGTAATTCAGCGTATTACGCGTTGCCGAGAAAAATAACGAAAGTATCTCAGGCAATAAATATTCTTGGGTTTAAAACAGTAAGGAATTTAGCCTTGGGAATTTTTGTAGCAGATTCTTTTTTTAGAAGAGAATTTGAATTCCTTGATTCCAGGAAATTCTGGCAACATAGTATTAGCGTAGCAATAGCTTCAGAACAACTTGCACAAATAGTTAATTACCCAGATAAAGAAGAAATTTTTTTGAGTGGAATGTTGCATGATCTTGGAAAAATGGTAATGGGTATCATTACGCCTGAAACAGTAGAAATGGTATTGAACGTTGCAGAATATAAGAAAGCATCATTTTCAAAAGCAGAAAGTATGTTGAATGTAATGAGCCATCAAACATTAGGAAAACATTTATTTGAAAATTGGAATTTACCAGAAAATGTTATATATACTGCGGCATTTCATGATGAGCCTGAAAAATTGGAAATAGATTCATTTTCTATGAATGTATATATAGTTCACCTGGCAAACGTATCTATAAATTCTATATATTATGGTTATTCAGGATGTTTCGATATACCTGTTCCATCAGATGTTGTATGGAATAAATTTGATATGAACATAAAAAAGTATATGAATTTTTTAAATAGTTTAGAGCAAAAATTAAACGAATCAAATGATTTTACCAATTTAGATACATTTATAGAAGAACCAGAAGAAGAAAAAGAGGAGGACGAAGAAAATGGCTAA
- the rbfA gene encoding 30S ribosome-binding factor RbfA, producing the protein MAKEFRREMIESEILKLINMNISNLRDPRIQNKIISATRVELSRDKSYADVYVSVLNGDIDEIINILTKAKGFFKSIISKNIRMYKIPEIRFHKDLGIEESIKIHKLLNEISKNEDKGETDE; encoded by the coding sequence ATGGCTAAAGAATTTAGAAGAGAAATGATAGAATCAGAAATTTTAAAATTAATCAATATGAATATAAGTAATTTAAGAGATCCAAGGATACAGAATAAAATAATATCAGCAACAAGGGTAGAACTTTCACGTGATAAATCTTATGCCGATGTTTATGTATCGGTGTTAAATGGTGACATAGATGAGATAATAAATATATTAACAAAGGCAAAAGGCTTTTTTAAAAGTATCATCTCAAAAAACATCAGAATGTATAAAATACCAGAAATTAGATTTCATAAAGATTTAGGCATCGAAGAAAGTATAAAAATCCATAAACTATTAAATGAAATTTCTAAAAATGAAGATAAAGGTGAAACAGATGAATAA
- the amrS gene encoding AmmeMemoRadiSam system radical SAM enzyme — MKEAMFYEELEDKKVKCKLCPHNCIIKNNLTGICKVRKNIDGKLYSLNYGEITAINDDPIEKKPLFHFYPGEYVLSLGTWGCNFKCLFCQNFEISQERPYSIYKLNPEDIVEMAIKRKTKIVAFTYSEPIVWYEFVYDTAKLLKEKDIKTVLVTNGYINKEPLLKLIPYIDAMNIDLKGFNDEFYKKIIGGKKEPVMEAIKLSFENNIHIEVTTLVVTNGNDNENELEELFKWIGNISKDIPLHLSRYYPVYKYSESPTDIVKLKKIYNIATNYLNYVYLGNVWDENYESTFCPECGTLLINRRGYNIKIQNIDDKGRCKSCLKKIPIIF, encoded by the coding sequence ATGAAAGAAGCAATGTTTTATGAGGAGTTAGAAGATAAAAAAGTGAAGTGTAAATTGTGTCCTCATAATTGTATAATAAAAAATAACCTTACAGGAATTTGTAAGGTTAGAAAGAATATTGATGGAAAATTATATTCCCTGAATTATGGTGAAATAACGGCAATAAATGATGATCCAATTGAAAAAAAACCGCTATTTCATTTTTATCCAGGTGAATATGTATTATCACTTGGTACATGGGGTTGTAATTTTAAGTGTTTATTTTGTCAAAATTTTGAAATTTCGCAGGAACGTCCATATAGTATATATAAATTAAATCCAGAAGATATTGTGGAAATGGCAATTAAAAGAAAAACGAAAATAGTTGCATTTACATATTCTGAACCTATAGTATGGTATGAATTCGTATACGATACAGCCAAATTATTAAAAGAAAAAGATATAAAGACTGTTCTTGTTACAAATGGATACATAAACAAAGAACCATTATTGAAATTAATACCCTATATTGATGCTATGAATATAGATTTAAAGGGATTCAACGATGAATTTTATAAAAAAATTATAGGTGGTAAAAAAGAACCTGTGATGGAAGCAATTAAATTATCATTTGAAAATAATATTCATATTGAAGTTACAACGTTGGTTGTTACAAATGGTAATGATAATGAAAATGAACTTGAAGAGTTGTTTAAATGGATTGGAAATATTTCAAAAGATATACCATTGCATTTAAGCAGATACTACCCGGTTTATAAGTATTCTGAATCCCCCACGGATATTGTTAAGTTAAAAAAAATATATAATATAGCAACAAATTATTTGAACTACGTTTATTTAGGCAATGTATGGGATGAAAATTATGAATCAACATTTTGTCCTGAATGTGGGACCTTATTGATAAATAGAAGAGGTTATAATATAAAAATTCAAAATATAGATGACAAAGGAAGGTGCAAAAGTTGTTTAAAAAAGATCCCAATAATTTTCTAA
- a CDS encoding HD domain-containing protein — protein MTRDEAIKLLKEQVKNDNLIKHCLAVGAIMKGLAKELGENPERWEIIGILHDLDYEYTKDKPEIHAKKTVELLGDKLTEEEKNAILAHNNHAPLNTKMDYALYAADPMSGLVTAAVLVRPEKKIEGLKVKSLKKKFKDKSFAAGANRENIRKIEEINIELSRFFEISIESMKEIAEELGL, from the coding sequence ATGACAAGAGATGAAGCTATTAAATTATTAAAAGAGCAGGTAAAAAATGATAATCTTATAAAACATTGTCTTGCCGTGGGTGCCATAATGAAAGGATTGGCAAAAGAACTGGGTGAAAATCCTGAAAGATGGGAAATAATAGGTATTTTACATGATTTGGATTATGAATATACAAAAGATAAGCCGGAAATACATGCTAAAAAGACAGTAGAGCTTTTAGGTGATAAATTAACAGAAGAGGAAAAGAATGCTATTTTAGCTCATAATAATCATGCCCCATTAAATACTAAAATGGATTATGCATTATATGCTGCTGACCCTATGTCAGGTTTAGTAACAGCAGCGGTATTAGTAAGGCCTGAAAAGAAAATAGAAGGCTTAAAAGTAAAATCTTTAAAGAAAAAATTTAAAGATAAGTCTTTTGCTGCAGGTGCAAACAGAGAAAATATAAGGAAAATAGAAGAAATAAACATAGAACTAAGCAGATTTTTTGAAATTTCAATAGAGTCAATGAAAGAAATTGCTGAAGAATTAGGACTTTGA
- the radC gene encoding RadC family protein, producing MSDLPREKLLKYGPKNLTIDELLAIIIRKGTKEKSVFEISKEISKEYSLKDLFSMDIEQLCEISGVGKVTAITLKAVFELGIRFHKEALKKDNLKLDSPDKVYDLLYDEMVFLDKEMVKCISLNSKLNPISIDTISIGTANHSILHPRDIFKTAIKNNAISILIVHNHPSGDSEPSMLDYEITKKIEKSGDLLGIKLSDHVIIGKSEYYSFKIGRKVIRNG from the coding sequence ATGTCTGATTTACCAAGAGAAAAATTATTAAAATATGGACCTAAAAATTTGACTATTGATGAATTATTAGCTATAATAATAAGAAAGGGAACTAAAGAAAAAAGTGTTTTTGAGATTTCAAAAGAAATTTCAAAAGAGTATTCCCTAAAAGATTTATTTTCTATGGATATTGAACAACTTTGTGAAATATCCGGGGTAGGTAAAGTGACTGCTATTACATTAAAAGCAGTATTTGAACTGGGAATAAGATTTCACAAAGAAGCATTAAAAAAAGACAATTTAAAACTTGATTCACCAGATAAAGTTTATGACCTGTTATATGATGAAATGGTTTTTTTAGATAAAGAAATGGTAAAATGCATATCTTTGAATAGCAAGTTAAATCCAATTTCCATAGACACAATTAGTATAGGAACGGCAAATCATTCAATTTTACATCCAAGAGATATCTTTAAAACAGCAATAAAAAATAATGCAATATCAATTTTAATTGTTCATAATCATCCATCAGGAGATAGTGAACCAAGTATGTTGGATTATGAAATTACCAAAAAGATAGAAAAAAGTGGAGATTTGCTTGGAATAAAATTGTCTGATCATGTAATAATTGGAAAATCAGAATATTATAGTTTTAAAATTGGAAGAAAGGTGATTAGAAATGGATAA
- a CDS encoding Gx transporter family protein encodes MVKNNIPRIAILTALSSAVYYLETLVPFPIPLPGARWGFSNFAILYSLNYDQSLLNGLYIAIFKSILGALLAGKFLSPTFFMGLSGSIIATFAMYLVIKMKKFGIIGISEVGAIFNNLTQVTIGWLFIVKSIGIFWYLPQMILFGTFSALANAFVVKSTFRSVNK; translated from the coding sequence ATGGTAAAAAATAATATTCCAAGAATAGCAATATTAACAGCTTTATCCTCTGCCGTTTATTATTTAGAAACACTTGTTCCTTTCCCTATTCCATTACCAGGTGCAAGATGGGGTTTCTCTAATTTTGCTATATTATACTCATTGAACTATGATCAATCACTTTTAAATGGATTATATATAGCGATATTTAAAAGTATTTTGGGAGCATTATTGGCTGGTAAATTTTTAAGCCCTACATTTTTTATGGGATTATCTGGTAGCATTATTGCAACATTTGCGATGTATTTAGTGATAAAAATGAAAAAATTTGGTATAATAGGAATTAGTGAAGTAGGGGCGATATTTAATAATCTTACCCAGGTAACAATAGGCTGGTTATTTATAGTGAAATCCATAGGAATATTTTGGTATCTACCACAGATGATATTATTTGGAACTTTTTCAGCTCTTGCAAATGCCTTTGTAGTTAAATCAACTTTTAGGAGTGTAAATAAATGA
- a CDS encoding AAA-like domain-containing protein, translated as MKRFCTSGPVDKKTCYYVERAKLMKEAIDHIENWRYFTVSAPRQTGKTTFLNEIVEKTKDKYLPIFISFESYSSKDQNQFLKTLIKDIMDDLEYRHNIKIQLKNPEEIDEIRLVLEDLYDKTGKEIILMIDEFEKFNNEELMNEFLHVIRNVYHKKMLYKLRSVILISVSYLSGILEDNASPFNIAEHMEVPYFTKEQVYDLLSQHEKETGQMFDKKVKELIWHNAAGQPGLTNALAYDLVEKKAKNEKIITKEHFEKTYFDFTRKYIQKNIENIVSKAKQEKELMMRILFEPETIEFDISDERIKYLYLNGVIDECNGYCCVKVPLYYKKLYGYFKPQINGEKKYMATLKDTVKPYIKEDGSLDLNKLLKRYTKYIKQRGAIMFKGRNYYEGVYQYNLDQFLSLYVEAAEGKVYPETQVGGGRIDLLINFNNKEYLIEVKADITGNEYEKAKKQLIEYIKRKGLKEGWLIVYSSSIEDFEYITEEKDGVKIHVWFIKTNFENPSKIK; from the coding sequence ATGAAACGATTTTGCACATCAGGACCTGTTGATAAAAAAACATGTTATTATGTGGAAAGAGCAAAATTAATGAAAGAAGCAATAGATCATATAGAGAATTGGAGATATTTCACAGTATCAGCACCAAGGCAAACAGGTAAGACTACATTTTTAAATGAAATAGTGGAAAAAACAAAAGATAAATATTTGCCTATATTTATATCTTTTGAGAGTTATTCCAGTAAAGATCAAAATCAATTTTTAAAAACATTGATAAAGGATATAATGGATGATCTAGAATATAGACACAATATAAAAATACAATTAAAAAATCCTGAAGAAATCGATGAAATAAGGCTTGTATTGGAAGATTTATATGATAAAACAGGAAAAGAAATTATACTGATGATAGATGAATTTGAGAAATTTAATAATGAAGAATTAATGAATGAATTTTTACATGTTATAAGAAATGTGTATCATAAAAAGATGTTATATAAACTCAGAAGTGTGATATTAATAAGTGTAAGTTATTTAAGTGGAATACTAGAAGATAATGCAAGTCCATTTAATATAGCAGAGCACATGGAAGTGCCATATTTTACAAAAGAACAGGTATATGATTTATTAAGCCAGCATGAAAAAGAAACTGGACAAATGTTTGATAAAAAAGTAAAGGAACTCATTTGGCATAATGCAGCAGGACAACCGGGATTAACCAATGCATTAGCATACGATTTAGTAGAGAAAAAAGCAAAAAATGAAAAAATAATAACAAAAGAACATTTTGAAAAAACATATTTTGATTTTACCAGAAAATATATTCAAAAAAACATTGAAAATATTGTATCAAAAGCAAAACAAGAAAAAGAATTAATGATGAGAATATTATTTGAACCAGAAACAATAGAATTTGATATAAGTGATGAAAGGATAAAATATCTATATTTAAATGGAGTAATAGATGAATGTAATGGATATTGTTGTGTAAAAGTACCGTTGTATTACAAAAAATTATATGGATATTTCAAACCACAAATAAATGGTGAAAAAAAATATATGGCAACATTAAAAGATACAGTAAAACCATACATAAAAGAAGATGGAAGTCTGGATTTAAATAAGTTATTAAAAAGATATACGAAATACATAAAACAAAGAGGAGCGATAATGTTTAAAGGAAGAAATTATTATGAAGGAGTATATCAATATAATTTAGATCAATTTCTGAGTTTATATGTAGAAGCAGCAGAAGGAAAAGTATATCCAGAAACACAAGTAGGCGGGGGAAGAATAGACTTATTAATTAACTTTAATAATAAAGAATATTTAATAGAAGTAAAAGCAGATATAACGGGAAATGAATATGAAAAAGCGAAAAAACAATTAATAGAATACATAAAAAGAAAAGGATTAAAAGAAGGATGGTTAATAGTATATTCTAGCTCAATAGAAGATTTTGAATATATAACAGAAGAAAAAGATGGAGTAAAAATTCATGTGTGGTTTATAAAAACAAATTTTGAAAATCCATCAAAAATAAAATAA
- a CDS encoding NusG domain II-containing protein — protein MKKDLIFVFIIILLVSGIMIIQNNLKNDLKGAEVYLSGKEIMKITKPGTYAIYGDDGDYKLKVVFNGEKVRVIDADCPLKTCEYTGWVDNASQEIICLPNKVVVKPIGKEKNIGVDIISW, from the coding sequence ATGAAAAAAGACTTAATCTTTGTATTTATAATAATATTATTAGTTTCAGGTATTATGATTATTCAAAATAACCTGAAGAATGATTTAAAAGGGGCAGAAGTATATTTAAGTGGAAAAGAAATAATGAAAATAACAAAACCTGGAACATACGCCATTTATGGTGATGATGGAGATTACAAATTAAAAGTTGTATTTAATGGAGAAAAGGTAAGGGTTATAGATGCGGATTGTCCTTTAAAAACGTGTGAGTATACCGGATGGGTTGATAATGCATCACAGGAAATCATATGTTTACCGAATAAAGTTGTAGTAAAACCAATTGGAAAAGAAAAAAATATAGGAGTTGACATTATTTCATGGTAA
- a CDS encoding FAD:protein FMN transferase, translated as MFKKDPNNFLKKKGTLYLTILILALGLTLFFIFHKPLPKYYEKKDFALGTWVNVVVASNKIDSEKLTDIAFNEMRRIERKFSKNIETSVISQLNEKRSITADKETLFLIKAAINYADLTGSAFDPTVGAIIKLWGFDDMNSKKRVPTQEEINKLLPGVSYKFIKIEGNKITLLNDKTMVDLGGIAKGYAVDMAIQKIKDLDPNATGFIDAGGDIGIIGPKFGRFAWSIGIRDPDGGPYDIKERVYLKEGAIVTSGNYERYFIKDGVRYHHLIDPKTGYPANYYKSVTIISDSAMKADAMATALFILGDKLIGLDSMTRYGIQVYGITSNNKIVKTTGFDYYLKEEK; from the coding sequence TTGTTTAAAAAAGATCCCAATAATTTTCTAAAAAAGAAAGGAACATTATATTTAACTATTTTGATTTTAGCATTGGGTTTAACATTATTCTTTATATTTCATAAACCATTGCCTAAATATTATGAAAAAAAAGATTTTGCTTTGGGGACATGGGTTAATGTAGTAGTAGCAAGTAATAAAATTGATTCAGAAAAGTTAACTGATATAGCGTTTAATGAAATGAGGCGTATAGAAAGAAAATTTAGTAAAAACATAGAAACAAGCGTAATATCTCAATTGAATGAAAAAAGAAGTATTACAGCAGATAAAGAAACATTGTTTTTAATAAAAGCAGCAATAAACTATGCAGATTTAACAGGAAGCGCATTTGATCCAACAGTGGGCGCAATAATAAAGTTGTGGGGATTCGATGATATGAATAGTAAAAAAAGAGTACCTACTCAAGAAGAAATAAATAAACTTTTACCTGGCGTAAGCTATAAATTTATTAAAATCGAAGGAAATAAAATTACATTATTAAATGATAAAACAATGGTAGATTTAGGTGGCATAGCAAAAGGATATGCTGTAGACATGGCCATTCAAAAAATTAAGGATTTAGATCCAAATGCTACTGGTTTTATAGATGCAGGTGGAGATATTGGAATAATTGGTCCAAAATTTGGAAGATTTGCATGGTCAATAGGTATAAGAGATCCGGATGGTGGTCCATATGATATTAAAGAAAGGGTATATTTGAAAGAGGGTGCAATAGTTACTTCTGGTAATTATGAAAGATATTTTATAAAAGATGGCGTTAGATATCATCATCTAATAGATCCAAAGACAGGATATCCTGCTAATTATTATAAAAGTGTTACAATAATTTCAGATAGTGCCATGAAAGCTGATGCTATGGCAACTGCGCTTTTTATTTTAGGTGATAAATTAATAGGCTTAGACTCAATGACAAGATATGGAATACAGGTTTATGGTATTACATCCAATAATAAAATAGTTAAAACCACAGGATTTGATTATTATCTAAAAGAAGAAAAATAA
- the amrA gene encoding AmmeMemoRadiSam system protein A gives MEGNHPYVRWAIDCIENYVKHGRKIDIKDDLPEELLTRRAACFVTLHKFNGDLRGCIGTIEPVYENLAIEIRENGIAAATRDYRFSPVTVSELDEIQVSVDVLSEPEPVESVDELDPNVYGVIVVSGWKKGVLLPAIEGVETVEEQLRIAKLKAGIYSAEPYEIYRFTVERYF, from the coding sequence ATGGAAGGAAATCATCCCTATGTTAGATGGGCAATAGACTGTATTGAAAATTACGTAAAACATGGTAGAAAAATAGATATAAAAGATGATTTACCAGAAGAATTATTAACCAGGAGAGCAGCATGTTTTGTAACATTACATAAATTTAATGGTGATTTAAGAGGATGTATTGGCACAATTGAACCGGTATATGAAAATTTAGCCATAGAAATAAGAGAAAATGGAATAGCAGCTGCTACAAGAGATTACAGATTTTCACCTGTGACTGTAAGCGAATTGGATGAAATACAGGTAAGCGTTGATGTTTTAAGCGAACCAGAACCTGTTGAATCTGTAGATGAGCTGGATCCAAACGTTTATGGGGTAATTGTTGTTAGTGGGTGGAAAAAAGGAGTTTTACTTCCTGCAATTGAGGGTGTTGAAACGGTGGAAGAACAATTAAGAATAGCAAAATTAAAAGCAGGAATATATTCTGCTGAGCCTTATGAAATTTATAGATTTACTGTAGAAAGATATTTTTGA
- the deoC gene encoding deoxyribose-phosphate aldolase produces MELKELVQKEIERYNREFKIVEKDIKLEPKDVAKYIDHTILKATTTPEDIKRICNEAKEYNFFSVCVNPAYVPLAKEELKGSDVKVATVIGFPLGANPIDVKAYETDIALNDGADEFDMVINVGMLKSGDYDYVYDEIKAVVEAAQGKTVKVIIETCYLTAEEKIAACVISKEAGAHFVKTSTGFGTGGATVEDVALMKFVVGDALKVKASGGVRSFEDAEKMIKVGAERIGASAGVKIVSGEKSNADY; encoded by the coding sequence ATGGAATTAAAAGAATTAGTTCAAAAAGAAATAGAAAGATATAACAGAGAATTTAAGATCGTGGAAAAAGATATAAAATTAGAACCAAAAGATGTTGCTAAATATATAGACCACACAATTTTAAAAGCAACAACAACACCAGAAGATATAAAAAGAATTTGTAATGAAGCAAAAGAATATAACTTTTTCTCAGTCTGTGTAAATCCCGCATATGTTCCTCTAGCAAAAGAAGAATTAAAAGGATCAGATGTAAAAGTAGCTACAGTAATTGGCTTCCCTTTAGGTGCAAATCCAATTGATGTAAAAGCTTATGAAACAGATATAGCTTTAAATGATGGAGCAGATGAATTCGATATGGTTATAAATGTTGGTATGTTAAAATCTGGAGATTATGATTATGTATATGATGAAATAAAAGCAGTTGTAGAAGCTGCTCAAGGAAAAACAGTAAAGGTTATTATTGAAACATGTTATTTAACAGCAGAAGAAAAAATAGCTGCATGTGTAATATCTAAGGAAGCTGGAGCACATTTTGTAAAAACATCAACAGGATTTGGAACAGGTGGAGCTACAGTTGAAGATGTTGCATTGATGAAATTTGTTGTAGGTGATGCATTGAAAGTCAAGGCTTCAGGAGGAGTCAGAAGCTTTGAAGATGCAGAAAAGATGATAAAAGTTGGTGCAGAAAGAATTGGAGCCAGTGCAGGTGTAAAAATTGTAAGTGGCGAAAAATCCAACGCAGATTATTAA
- the truB gene encoding tRNA pseudouridine(55) synthase TruB encodes MNNGFILIDKPAGITSHDVVEVIRKKFSTKKVGHSGTLDPFATGLLIIGINKGTRLLEYLQHQDKKYHVKAKLGIVTDTYDITGEIKETNEVQKEHINNLKEVILQFKGKYMQVPPMYSARKYQGKRLFELARKGKIIKMPPKEVEIYNIENIQIFEDGTFEFECEVSSGTYIRSLIMDIGYKIGIGAVTTDLRRLKVGEFDINNAVNLEEVSEKDIISMIDMLSFPKVTLNEIGLKRALNGNHIFLEHIEKYDKFKKDDYVSLIDKEGHLIAVANAERNSDFLETLKKHERNERIFKIKKVFK; translated from the coding sequence ATGAATAACGGTTTCATTTTAATTGATAAACCCGCTGGAATAACCTCACATGATGTTGTTGAGGTAATAAGAAAAAAATTTTCAACAAAAAAAGTAGGTCACTCTGGAACACTTGACCCATTTGCTACAGGATTATTAATAATTGGTATAAATAAAGGAACAAGGTTATTGGAATATCTTCAACATCAGGATAAAAAATATCATGTAAAGGCAAAATTAGGTATAGTTACAGATACATACGATATAACTGGTGAAATAAAAGAAACCAATGAAGTTCAAAAAGAGCATATCAATAATTTAAAAGAGGTAATCTTACAATTTAAGGGGAAATATATGCAGGTACCACCAATGTATTCTGCAAGAAAATATCAGGGAAAAAGATTATTTGAACTTGCAAGAAAGGGTAAAATAATAAAAATGCCACCCAAAGAGGTTGAAATATATAATATAGAAAATATACAAATTTTTGAAGATGGAACGTTTGAATTTGAATGTGAAGTATCTTCAGGAACATATATAAGATCATTGATAATGGATATAGGATATAAAATTGGTATAGGCGCAGTTACAACAGACTTAAGAAGATTGAAAGTTGGCGAATTTGATATAAACAATGCAGTAAATTTAGAAGAAGTATCTGAAAAGGATATTATTTCAATGATTGATATGTTATCTTTTCCAAAAGTAACATTAAATGAAATAGGTCTTAAAAGAGCATTAAACGGGAATCATATATTTTTAGAACATATTGAAAAATATGATAAATTTAAAAAAGATGATTATGTTTCTTTAATTGATAAAGAGGGACATTTAATTGCTGTTGCAAATGCTGAAAGGAATTCTGATTTTCTTGAAACATTAAAAAAACATGAAAGAAATGAAAGGATTTTTAAAATAAAAAAAGTTTTTAAATAA
- a CDS encoding acetate uptake transporter, whose product MEVKNVNVSEKLANPAPLGLMGFGMTTILLNLHNAGIIKLSVMIMTMGIFYGGLAQVIAGIFEMKKNNTFGATAFTSYGFFWLSLVGIWTMPKMGLGDPASAKAVAFYLLLWGIFTLFMYIGTLNGNKATQTVFGSLTILFFLLAIGDFTGIAVIKTIAGWEGIFCGASAFYTAMAEVLNEKLGKTILPL is encoded by the coding sequence ATGGAAGTCAAAAACGTAAATGTTTCAGAAAAACTTGCAAATCCTGCACCATTAGGTTTGATGGGTTTTGGTATGACAACGATATTATTGAACTTACACAATGCAGGAATAATAAAATTAAGCGTTATGATTATGACAATGGGTATTTTTTATGGTGGATTAGCCCAGGTTATTGCAGGTATTTTTGAAATGAAGAAAAATAACACCTTTGGAGCAACAGCCTTTACATCATATGGTTTTTTCTGGTTGAGTTTAGTTGGTATATGGACAATGCCAAAAATGGGCTTGGGAGATCCAGCTTCCGCAAAAGCAGTCGCATTTTATCTTTTATTATGGGGAATATTTACATTATTTATGTATATTGGTACATTAAATGGAAATAAAGCGACACAAACAGTTTTTGGCTCATTAACAATATTATTTTTCTTATTGGCTATTGGCGATTTTACAGGAATTGCTGTGATAAAAACAATAGCTGGCTGGGAAGGAATATTCTGTGGAGCATCTGCTTTTTATACAGCTATGGCTGAAGTTTTAAATGAAAAATTAGGAAAAACAATATTACCACTATAA